Proteins from a genomic interval of Heterodontus francisci isolate sHetFra1 chromosome 31, sHetFra1.hap1, whole genome shotgun sequence:
- the LOC137347239 gene encoding phosphatase and actin regulator 4-like isoform X3, protein MENRVAEEEEQHLPVGPENNVSVSNTPTARRRGKFPGFGKIFKPWKWRKKKASEKFKETSAVLDRKLSVRQSRAELVKKGVLKEIPEQDGEINSKPVQNSTLKNGHTVPVGELSTSTEAEPAARGEKRSSLSKAPQEAEEKMKSSAEEPEKKAEAAERCRLSELAPIRDQKQALLPPKRPVSAPTLEAGEGQVKDPGANMTTAKDVSSIISCFSTSCSTTTTNIIDSLAPSASSTTTTAPAKQPPIPPPKPNRNSNPLFAELSHIMTPGPGLVVPGKHSPPVPHRRISFNPPVTEPNNTTQNVCENKERTQLPMQVSTSAHAPTSSPALPSRPPSAPEPCPRQSLPPRPPVKATPPALTFCHASVQHEKEPDQQPHPSSDNCPELLPTRQSQVPLHIMIQQALCSPRPVVTAADGSNTAKSLLFETAFDDANKSRALQVTLEKLKCPSDDENTEDEEEEEQRSEKQDYPALVSSVVIIPELVRQDEDVSDSDDDGPVLYKDDYDEDEEDDQPSSLANKVKRKDTLALKLSNRPTKQELIEKNILPRQSDQERLEIRQQIGTALIRRLSQRPTAEELEQRNILKNKDEEQHEAEKREIKRRLTRKLSQRPTVAELQARKILRFHEYVEVTDAHDYDRRADKPWTKLTPADKAAIRKELNEFKSTEMEVHEESRMYTRFHRP, encoded by the exons TTTTGGACAGGAAGTTATCTGTGAGACAAAGCAGAGCTGAGCTGGTTAAGAAGGGAGTGTTGAAAGAGATTCCTGAACAAG ATGGGGAAATTAATAGCAAACCTGTCCAAAACAGTACACTAAAGAATGGGCATACAGTCCCTGTGGGTGAATTGTCTACCTCAACAGAGGCTGAACCAGCAGCCAGAGGTGAAAAAAGGTCGAGTCTTTCAAAAGCTCCACAGGAAGCTGAGGAGAAAATGAAGAGCTCTGCTGAAGAGCCTGAAAAAAAAG CAGAGGCTGCGGAAAGATGTCGATTGTCAGAATTGGCGCCCATACGTGACCAGAAACAGGCTTTGCTTCCTCCTAAAAGACCAGTGTCAGCTCCCACTTTGGAGGCAGGCGAGGGGCAAGTGAAAGACCCTGGAGCCAACATGACCACTGCCAAGGATGTCTCTTCCATTATTTCCTGTTTCTCCACTTCCTGTTCCACCACTACTACCAATATCATTGACTCTTTGGCCCCATCTGCAAGTAGCACCACCACCACTGCCCCTGCCAAGCAACCCCCCATTCCTCCTCCAAAACCCAATCGAAATAGCAATCCTTTGTTTG CGGAACTTAGTCACATCATGACCCCTGGCCCTGGCCTAGTAGTGCCAGGTAAGCATTCGCCACCAGTGCCACACAGGAGGATAAGCTTCAACCCGCCTGTGACTGAGCCAAACAACACTACCCAGAATGTGTGCGAGAACAAGGAGAGAACGCAGCTACCAATGCAAGTATCGACATCAGCACATGCACCTACATCATCGCCAGCATTGCCTTCGCGCCCACCTTCTGCTCCAGAACCCTGTCCTCGTCAGTCccttccaccaagacctccagtcaaAGCTACTCCCCCTGCATTGACATTCTGTCACGCCAGTGTACAACATGAAAAAGAACCTGATCAGCAGCCTCATCCTTCATCTGATAACTGTCCCGAACTCCTTCCAACTCGCCAATCTCAAGTTCCTTTGCACATAATGATCCAGCAAGCGCTGTGTAGCCCTCGACCAGTTGTCACTGCAGCTGATGGCTCAAATACAGCAAAATCATTGCTTTTTGAGACTGCCTTTGATGATGCTAATAAGAGCCGGGCATTGCAAGTCACCTTGGAGAAGTTAAAATG CCCCTCTGATGATGAGAACActgaggatgaagaggaggaggagcagagatCCGAGAAACAGGATTACCCAGCGCTAGTTTCATCAGTCGTCATCATTCCAGAACTCGTGAGACAGGATGAAGACGTGAGCGATTCAGATGACGATGGTCCAGTACTGTACAAGGATGACtacgatgaagatgaggaagatgatcaACCCA GTTCATTGGCTAATAAAGTAAAACGAAAAGATACTTTGGCCCTTAAACTGAGCAACAGACCTACAAAGCAGGAACTTATAGAAAAGAACATCCTACCTCGTCAGTCGGATCAGGAGAGACTTGAGATTCGACAGCAGATTGGAACAGCGCTCATCCG GCGTCTGAGTCAAAGGCCAACTGCAGAAGAGCTGGAGCAAAGGAATATCCTTAAAA ATAAAGATGAGGAACAACATGAGGCAGAAAAACGGGAGATCAAGAGGCGGCTTACCAGAAAG CTCAGTCAAAGACCCACGGTGGCAGAGCTCCAAGCTAGAAAAATCCTGCGTTTCCATGAGTACGTTGAAGTAACGGACGCCCATGACTATGATCGCCGTGCAGATAAACCATGGACTAAATTAACACCAGCAGATAAG GCAGCAATACGAAAAGAGCTAAATGAATTCAAAAGTACAGAGATGGAGGTGCATGAAGAAAGCAGAATGTATACAAG